In Croceicoccus sp. Ery15, a genomic segment contains:
- the rfbF gene encoding glucose-1-phosphate cytidylyltransferase, which yields MKVGILAGGLGSRLSEETDIRPKPMVEIGGMPILWHIMQIYAHYGLSEFCIALGYKGEYIKRWFKDLHDQSGSINVSTRSGAVASHTLPSIPDWSVDLIETGQHAGTGGRIRQLAPYLGNETALITWGDGVADIDIAALLDFHRSHGKLATLTAVRPPARYGHLELAGDRISSFTEKPQIGEGWINGAFFVLEPEVMEYIADDEMMFEQDPLVNLAADGQLMAYRHEGYWQCMDTMREKQILNDAWQSGTAPWKIWKDDSDENLGDRASRVHRIGPRPNVVTAGT from the coding sequence ATGAAAGTGGGAATCCTTGCCGGCGGGTTAGGCTCCCGCCTTTCCGAAGAGACCGACATCCGCCCCAAGCCGATGGTAGAAATCGGCGGCATGCCGATCTTGTGGCATATCATGCAGATTTATGCCCATTACGGCCTTTCCGAATTCTGCATCGCCTTGGGTTACAAGGGTGAATATATCAAACGCTGGTTCAAGGACCTGCATGACCAGTCCGGATCGATCAATGTATCAACACGTTCCGGCGCCGTCGCCAGCCACACATTGCCATCCATTCCCGACTGGTCGGTCGATCTGATCGAAACTGGGCAGCACGCTGGCACCGGCGGTCGCATCCGCCAACTGGCCCCCTATCTCGGCAATGAAACGGCGCTGATAACGTGGGGCGACGGGGTGGCCGATATCGATATTGCCGCCCTGCTCGATTTCCACCGTTCGCACGGTAAGCTGGCGACATTGACGGCGGTTCGCCCCCCTGCCCGCTATGGCCATCTTGAACTCGCGGGCGACCGGATCAGCAGCTTTACCGAAAAGCCGCAAATCGGCGAAGGCTGGATCAATGGTGCGTTCTTCGTGCTCGAGCCCGAAGTGATGGAATATATCGCCGACGACGAGATGATGTTCGAACAGGACCCCCTCGTCAATCTGGCTGCCGACGGTCAGCTGATGGCCTACCGCCATGAAGGTTACTGGCAATGCATGGATACCATGCGCGAAAAACAGATCCTCAACGATGCGTGGCAATCGGGCACAGCTCCGTGGAAGATATGGAAGGACGATAGCGATGAAAATCTTGGTGACAGGGCATCTCGGGTACATCGGATCGGTCCTCGTCCCAATGTTGTTACAGCGGGGACATGA